In one window of Agrobacterium larrymoorei DNA:
- a CDS encoding ABC transporter permease codes for MKRIFAWGALLFGILYFALPLIGMTNFSLKMRRGVYSFDAYAVVLSDPRFQETFTFSVMMALFTIIFGVVLVVPTAYWVRLKLPALRPVIEFITLLPLVIPAIVIVFGYIRLYNTSSWLPLTGSTSGTNLLLMFGYTTLALPYMYRAVDTGLRTIDIGTLTEAAQSLGAGWTTILARIILPNVLVAVLSGAFLTFAIVIGEFTMAALLNRPAFGPYMQLLGANRAYEPAALAVISFGITWGCLGLIQLVSRYQKGQAPKA; via the coding sequence ATGAAGCGTATTTTCGCTTGGGGCGCCCTCCTTTTCGGCATCCTCTATTTTGCCCTGCCGCTGATCGGCATGACCAACTTCTCGCTGAAAATGCGGCGCGGCGTCTATTCCTTCGATGCCTATGCCGTGGTGCTGAGCGACCCGCGCTTTCAGGAGACCTTCACCTTCTCGGTGATGATGGCGCTGTTTACCATCATCTTCGGCGTGGTGCTGGTGGTGCCGACGGCCTATTGGGTGCGGCTGAAACTTCCGGCTCTTCGCCCGGTCATCGAATTCATCACGCTGCTGCCGCTCGTCATTCCGGCCATCGTCATCGTGTTCGGCTACATCCGCCTTTACAACACGTCCAGCTGGCTGCCGCTGACGGGCTCCACATCCGGCACCAACCTGCTTTTGATGTTCGGCTACACCACGCTCGCTCTGCCCTACATGTACCGCGCCGTCGATACCGGTCTTCGCACAATCGACATCGGAACATTGACGGAAGCGGCACAAAGTCTGGGCGCCGGATGGACCACCATCCTTGCCCGCATCATCCTGCCAAACGTGCTGGTGGCCGTGCTGTCGGGCGCGTTCCTCACCTTTGCCATCGTCATCGGCGAATTCACCATGGCGGCGCTTTTGAACCGCCCCGCATTCGGCCCTTACATGCAGCTGCTCGGCGCGAACCGCGCTTATGAGCCCGCAGCACTGGCCGTCATCTCCTTCGGCATCACATGGGGTTGCCTGGGGCTCATCCAACTCGTCTCCCGCTACCAGAAGGGACAGGCCCCCAAGGCCTGA
- a CDS encoding ABC transporter ATP-binding protein: MSFLTLTHIKKSFGQVQVVHDFNMAIEKGEFVSFLGPSGCGKTTVLRMIAGFETPSDGAIVINGKDQTTLKPNQRNIGMVFQAYALFPNMNVRENVAFGLKVAGKPKAEIEARVQEMLALIHLEHLADRYPYQMSGGQQQRVALARALAPKPEVLLLDEPLSALDAKIRVSLREEIRHIQRKLGITTIFVTHDQEEALSISDRIVVMNAGVADQIGSPFEIYNNPATRFVASFVGTLNLIDATVTDVATSTVLVGDQQISLKKPLEKANGDKVTVALRPEAGSLNPSAKGDVAISGIVTSSHFLGSVIRTRLDVGGTVLSFDMFNDPGTAPPAIGERITLNFASEDLMIVAE; encoded by the coding sequence ATGAGCTTTCTGACACTTACGCATATCAAGAAATCCTTCGGTCAGGTTCAGGTCGTGCATGACTTCAACATGGCAATCGAAAAGGGTGAATTCGTATCCTTCCTCGGCCCATCCGGCTGCGGCAAGACCACCGTTCTGCGCATGATCGCCGGTTTCGAGACGCCAAGCGACGGCGCAATCGTCATCAACGGCAAGGACCAGACGACGCTGAAGCCGAACCAGCGCAATATCGGCATGGTTTTTCAGGCCTATGCGCTGTTCCCCAATATGAATGTGCGCGAAAACGTCGCCTTCGGCCTCAAGGTTGCGGGCAAGCCCAAGGCGGAAATCGAGGCGCGTGTGCAGGAAATGCTGGCGCTGATCCATCTGGAGCATCTGGCGGATCGCTATCCCTACCAGATGTCGGGCGGTCAGCAGCAGCGCGTGGCGCTGGCGCGTGCACTGGCACCGAAGCCGGAAGTGCTGCTTCTGGACGAACCGCTTTCGGCGCTGGATGCAAAAATCCGCGTGTCGCTGCGCGAGGAAATCCGTCACATCCAGCGCAAGCTCGGCATCACCACCATCTTCGTAACGCATGATCAGGAAGAAGCGCTGTCCATCTCCGACCGCATCGTGGTGATGAATGCGGGCGTTGCGGACCAGATCGGCTCGCCATTTGAAATCTACAACAACCCGGCCACGCGCTTCGTCGCCTCCTTCGTCGGCACGCTGAACCTCATCGACGCCACCGTAACAGACGTGGCGACCAGCACGGTTCTGGTGGGAGATCAGCAGATTTCGCTGAAAAAGCCGCTCGAAAAAGCCAATGGCGACAAGGTGACCGTGGCGTTGCGCCCGGAAGCCGGTTCGCTGAACCCGAGCGCCAAGGGCGATGTCGCCATTTCCGGCATCGTCACCTCCAGCCACTTCCTCGGGTCCGTCATCCGCACGCGTCTGGATGTCGGCGGCACCGTGCTGTCCTTCGACATGTTCAACGACCCCGGCACCGCCCCGCCTGCCATCGGCGAGCGGATCACGCTCAACTTCGCATCAGAAGATTTGATGATTGTAGCAGAGTAG
- a CDS encoding AAA family ATPase, translating into MLYLDSITAKGAFDNGTDYPFSVPALRGLERIELKTPITFFAGDNGSGKSTLLEAIAAGMKAYSIGTHGQVAGDIYLQHAEKLAGALYFARKKYPKVRMFMRSEDVLGYVRRLNDEKLDDFRYYREKALEKGTAFPEETPDTFRNIVGSNAIDQRSHGEGFLDILEQRLHGAGLYFLDEPESPLSPLKQLTLATIIRETADNGAQLIIATHSPVLLAIPEATIYHFSEDGISERLYDELENIQFLRRFLDRPTKYLDE; encoded by the coding sequence ATGCTCTATCTCGACAGCATCACCGCAAAAGGCGCTTTCGATAACGGCACGGATTACCCCTTCTCCGTCCCGGCTCTCAGAGGTCTGGAACGCATCGAGTTGAAGACGCCGATCACTTTCTTTGCCGGGGACAATGGCTCCGGCAAATCCACTTTGCTGGAGGCGATTGCGGCTGGCATGAAGGCCTATTCTATCGGGACACATGGTCAGGTTGCCGGAGACATCTATCTTCAACATGCAGAAAAGCTGGCGGGTGCGCTTTACTTCGCCAGAAAGAAATATCCCAAGGTGCGCATGTTCATGCGCTCCGAAGATGTGCTGGGATATGTGCGCCGCCTGAACGACGAAAAGCTCGATGATTTCCGGTATTATCGAGAAAAGGCGTTGGAGAAAGGCACAGCTTTTCCCGAGGAAACGCCCGATACTTTCCGCAATATCGTCGGCAGCAATGCCATCGACCAGCGCTCCCACGGCGAAGGATTTCTGGATATTCTGGAGCAGCGGCTGCATGGCGCAGGGCTTTATTTTCTCGATGAACCGGAAAGCCCGCTCTCGCCGCTCAAGCAACTGACGCTCGCCACCATCATTCGCGAGACAGCCGATAACGGCGCTCAACTCATCATCGCCACACATTCTCCCGTGCTTCTGGCAATACCCGAAGCGACGATCTATCACTTCAGCGAGGACGGAATTTCGGAGCGGCTCTACGACGAGCTGGAAAACATCCAGTTCCTGCGCCGCTTTCTCGACAGGCCGACAAAATATCTGGACGAATAG
- a CDS encoding zinc-dependent alcohol dehydrogenase family protein, translating into MRALFYERFGEAPKIATLPDPEPTPGGVVIEVKATGLCRSDWHGWMGHDSDIALPHVPGHEFAGVISAVGKNVMRFKVGDRVTVPFVSGCGHCQECRSGNQQVCETQFQPGFTHWGSFAEYVAIDYADQNLVQMPNEMAYDTAASLGCRFATSFRAVVDQGRLKGGEWLAVHGCGGVGLSAIMIGAGLGAQVVAIDIAEDKLALAKQLGATVTINSREVADVTEAVRDATGGGAHVSVDALGHPQTCCNSISNLRRRGRHVQVGLMLADHSMPQIPMARVIAHELEIYGSHGMQAWRYDDMLAMIRNGKLMPEKLIGKHISLSDAVTALPAMDSFKDSGISIINRFE; encoded by the coding sequence ATGCGCGCTTTATTCTACGAACGCTTTGGCGAAGCCCCGAAAATCGCAACGCTGCCCGACCCGGAACCGACTCCGGGCGGCGTGGTTATCGAGGTGAAGGCGACCGGTCTGTGCCGCAGCGACTGGCACGGCTGGATGGGCCACGACAGCGATATCGCGCTTCCGCATGTGCCGGGGCATGAGTTCGCGGGCGTCATCTCTGCCGTCGGCAAAAACGTCATGCGCTTCAAGGTCGGCGACCGCGTCACCGTTCCCTTCGTTTCCGGCTGCGGCCACTGCCAGGAATGCCGCTCCGGCAACCAACAAGTCTGCGAAACCCAGTTCCAGCCGGGCTTTACCCATTGGGGCTCGTTTGCGGAATATGTTGCTATCGACTACGCCGACCAGAACCTCGTCCAGATGCCAAATGAGATGGCTTACGACACTGCCGCCAGCCTTGGCTGCCGCTTTGCGACCTCTTTCCGCGCCGTTGTCGATCAGGGCCGCCTGAAGGGTGGCGAGTGGCTGGCCGTGCATGGCTGCGGCGGCGTTGGCCTGTCCGCGATCATGATTGGCGCTGGGCTCGGCGCGCAGGTCGTCGCCATCGATATTGCCGAAGACAAGCTGGCCCTGGCAAAACAGCTCGGCGCGACCGTTACCATCAACAGCCGCGAGGTTGCTGACGTCACAGAGGCCGTGCGCGATGCGACCGGCGGTGGCGCGCATGTCTCCGTCGATGCGCTCGGCCATCCCCAGACCTGCTGCAATTCCATCAGCAATCTGCGCCGCCGTGGCCGCCATGTGCAGGTGGGCTTGATGCTGGCGGATCACTCCATGCCGCAAATTCCCATGGCGCGCGTGATCGCGCATGAGTTGGAGATTTACGGCAGCCACGGCATGCAGGCATGGCGCTATGACGATATGCTGGCTATGATCAGGAACGGCAAGCTGATGCCGGAAAAGCTGATCGGCAAGCACATCTCGCTTTCCGACGCCGTGACCGCCCTGCCCGCCATGGATAGTTTCAAGGATAGCGGCATCAGCATCATCAACCGGTTCGAGTGA
- a CDS encoding ABC transporter permease, producing the protein MSSANTGTALPVKRRFRPKLEWLGILPFAVFVLLFLIMPTMKIVIGAFQNADGSFTFENIIGLFTPSILAAYWISIKISVASAFFGCLIGFGVASAVVLGGLPQKIRAPLLTFSGVASQFAGVPLAFAFIATLGPVGLVTVFLKTQLGIDLRLLGFNILSFWGLTLTYLFFQIPLMILIITPALDGLKREWREAAEILGASGVQYWRMVAFPILLPSILGTFSLLFANAFGAVATAIALTGSSLNIVPILLFAQIRGDVLGNPNLGFALAFGMIVVTCIANTLYIWMRSRSERWLK; encoded by the coding sequence ATGTCATCAGCGAATACTGGCACAGCATTGCCGGTTAAACGGCGCTTTCGCCCGAAGCTCGAATGGCTTGGCATTCTGCCATTTGCAGTTTTCGTTCTTCTCTTTTTGATTATGCCGACGATGAAGATTGTCATCGGCGCGTTTCAGAACGCGGACGGCAGCTTTACATTTGAAAATATCATCGGGCTTTTCACGCCCTCCATCCTCGCGGCCTATTGGATATCGATCAAGATCAGCGTCGCTTCTGCCTTCTTCGGCTGTCTGATCGGCTTCGGCGTCGCCTCCGCAGTGGTGCTGGGCGGGCTGCCGCAGAAAATCCGTGCACCGCTTTTGACCTTCTCCGGCGTTGCATCGCAGTTCGCTGGCGTTCCTCTAGCCTTCGCCTTCATCGCAACGCTCGGCCCGGTCGGCCTCGTCACGGTGTTCCTGAAAACCCAGCTCGGCATCGATCTGCGCCTGCTCGGCTTCAACATCCTGTCCTTCTGGGGACTGACGCTCACCTATCTGTTCTTCCAGATCCCACTGATGATCCTCATTATCACGCCCGCTCTGGATGGCCTGAAGCGCGAGTGGCGCGAAGCTGCGGAAATCCTCGGGGCCAGCGGCGTGCAATACTGGCGCATGGTGGCGTTTCCCATTCTGCTGCCATCTATCCTCGGCACGTTCTCGCTATTGTTCGCCAACGCCTTCGGTGCCGTCGCAACGGCTATTGCGCTCACCGGCTCCTCGCTGAACATCGTCCCAATCCTGCTCTTCGCGCAGATCCGCGGCGATGTGCTGGGCAATCCCAACCTCGGCTTTGCGCTGGCCTTCGGCATGATCGTGGTAACCTGCATCGCCAACACGCTCTATATCTGGATGCGCTCGCGCAGTGAGAGGTGGCTGAAATGA